From the genome of Blautia hydrogenotrophica DSM 10507:
ATCATAAAAATGGTTCCCAGAAAAAATCTGAGAACCATTTTGCTATAGGATAAATCTTGTGTATGGCCGATAACAATCCAGACAAAGCTTCTTCCCGTTCTGTAGACGAAGCATGTTCTCCGCCGTCAGCTCTTTGCAGCCGTCACATTTCACAGACGAAAAAATTCTGGCCTCAGAGGGCGGTGTATCGTGAAGCTCTTCCACCGAAAATAGCTCCTCCGGCGGAGTCTTTTTCAAATATTCCAATTTTTCCTCTCTGCCCATAGACATGGTCTCCTTCAACAGCAAACGCACTGCTCTTCGACCATCTCTCCAATAAAAATTGAAGGCCTGCTTTCCTCTAAGTTTAAACAAAAGATTTCCTTTTCCTACACTGCAACCTAGCATAACTTGAATTGCGTCCACTCCACAGGCATCGTTTTCTGCCACGCACACCAATTCTTCATCCGAAGAATGCTCTACATCCAACAACTTTCTCACATACAAAGCCGCTTTAAATCCAATCCAGAGTCCGCCACACTCATGGCCGTGAAATTCAATACACCTGGTCAGCCACATCTCTTCTTTTTCTGACATCTACGTCTCCTTATCACAAAATTTACTTTCCACACTCAGATTCCCTCCAAAAAGGAAGCTGCCGCCCGCATCCACAGTACACTCCGTTCCATTTCATTCATACTTTTTCTCAAATATCCGGTCATTTCATCCAAACCACATTTTTCTGACAACTTTATCAGTTCTCTCAGGTAATTCATATTCTGTACGCTGCACTCATCCAAAACTCGCACGCAGTCTGTCAGCGTAACCGGCGCACCATTTGTCTCTTTTTGCTTATAATCATATCTCATACATACCCTCCCTGATTTCTCAGCCTCTTGAACTCCGGTTCCTATTATCGCAGAGCTTCCAAACGCTTTCTCGTGGAAACCACAATAATGAGATATGTTTATCATAACAGGAGACTTTCTCCTTCACAAGCCACCCCAGGGGATTTTTCTGACATCATCCAGAAATTCTCTTCTATTTTCCCTCAAATCGTCAGCACAGCCTGCAATAACTTTTGTGTCTCTTCCTGTCTAGGATTTTTCAAAACCTCTCTAGATGCGCCAATCTCAATGATTCTTCCCTGATGCATCACCGCTACCCGGTCACAAAAAGCAGCAGCCAGCGGTAAAT
Proteins encoded in this window:
- a CDS encoding FmdE family protein, whose translation is MSEKEEMWLTRCIEFHGHECGGLWIGFKAALYVRKLLDVEHSSDEELVCVAENDACGVDAIQVMLGCSVGKGNLLFKLRGKQAFNFYWRDGRRAVRLLLKETMSMGREEKLEYLKKTPPEELFSVEELHDTPPSEARIFSSVKCDGCKELTAENMLRLQNGKKLCLDCYRPYTRFIL